One Corallococcus exiguus DNA segment encodes these proteins:
- a CDS encoding MBL fold metallo-hydrolase produces MSLSFIPLGVGDAFSALYYSSCLALEAEDQVLLLDCPHPIRKMMREASESSGVHLDVERVSAVALTHLHADHASGLEGLGYFSFFVLQRKMELLAHPSVTRRLWEGHLAAGMECLIEQQGAGPSHKHFEDYFTHTPLHLERSVRHGPFEIECRFTYHHVPTTAFRIRAGGRCLGYSADTAFDEGLISWLSEADLVIHETNYGVHTPYEKLAALPEATRAKMRLIHYPDLFDTSGSVIEPLVQGRRYTV; encoded by the coding sequence ATGAGCCTGTCCTTCATTCCCCTGGGCGTTGGTGATGCCTTCTCCGCGCTCTACTACTCGTCGTGCCTGGCGCTGGAGGCGGAGGACCAGGTGCTGCTGCTCGACTGTCCGCACCCCATCCGCAAGATGATGCGCGAGGCGTCCGAGTCCTCCGGCGTGCACCTGGACGTGGAGCGCGTCAGCGCCGTGGCCCTCACGCACCTGCACGCGGACCACGCCTCCGGCCTGGAGGGCCTGGGGTACTTCTCCTTCTTCGTGCTGCAGCGGAAGATGGAGCTGCTCGCGCACCCGAGCGTCACGCGCCGCCTCTGGGAGGGCCACCTGGCCGCGGGCATGGAGTGCCTCATCGAGCAGCAGGGCGCGGGGCCCAGCCACAAGCACTTCGAGGACTACTTCACGCACACGCCGCTGCACCTGGAGCGCTCGGTGCGCCACGGCCCGTTCGAAATCGAGTGCCGCTTCACCTACCACCACGTGCCCACCACCGCGTTCCGCATCCGTGCCGGGGGCCGGTGCCTGGGCTACAGCGCGGACACCGCGTTCGACGAGGGGCTCATCTCCTGGCTGTCCGAGGCGGACCTGGTCATCCACGAGACGAACTACGGCGTGCACACGCCCTACGAGAAGCTGGCGGCGCTGCCGGAGGCGACTCGCGCGAAGATGCGCCTCATCCACTATCCGGACCTGTTCGACACGAGCGGCAGCGTCATCGAGCCGCTGGTGCAGGGCCGGCGCTACACCGTCTGA
- the coaD gene encoding pantetheine-phosphate adenylyltransferase, protein MTIAIYAGSFDPVTAGHLSVVRQAARLFSHVVVVVAVNPNKLTLLTAEERMALIREAVARHPNVSVTFTEGLIVELAREIGASVLLRGVRGATDAQFETELAQMNRALAPELSTLFLPAEAHLAEVSSSALKERLTRGEDVSAFCPPAVAAKLRERLSPSLRSHP, encoded by the coding sequence ATGACCATCGCCATCTACGCAGGCAGCTTCGACCCCGTGACGGCGGGACACCTGTCGGTGGTGCGACAGGCGGCGCGCCTCTTCAGCCATGTCGTCGTGGTGGTCGCGGTCAACCCGAACAAGCTCACGCTGCTCACCGCCGAGGAGCGCATGGCGCTCATCCGGGAGGCCGTGGCCCGGCATCCCAACGTCTCCGTCACCTTCACCGAAGGGCTCATCGTGGAGCTGGCGCGGGAGATTGGCGCGAGCGTCCTGTTGCGCGGCGTGCGCGGCGCCACCGATGCGCAGTTCGAGACGGAGCTGGCGCAGATGAACCGCGCGCTCGCGCCGGAGCTGTCCACCCTCTTCCTTCCCGCGGAGGCGCACCTGGCGGAGGTGTCCAGCAGCGCCCTCAAGGAGCGCCTCACGCGCGGCGAGGACGTGTCCGCCTTCTGCCCTCCCGCCGTCGCCGCGAAGCTGCGCGAGCGGCTGTCCCCTTCCCTCCGGAGCCATCCATGA
- a CDS encoding TetR/AcrR family transcriptional regulator, translating to MPRPSNTEARREQIVAGLLKAMAERGYEGASVAEIARAAGLSAGLVHYHFEDKQEILLTLVRSLAARARQRFSTRATKLAADDAHGRVEAFVDAFLATGPDSDVAAVAGWVTISAEAIRQPEVRVAYEEVVRADLEQLEALVAAVVGKRRARPLAAGLFAAIQGYFVLSASAPGLVPPGSAAGTVKRMAAGLLDAATSSSPDREVS from the coding sequence ATGCCTCGTCCCTCCAATACCGAAGCGCGCCGGGAACAGATCGTCGCTGGACTGCTCAAGGCCATGGCCGAGCGCGGCTACGAGGGCGCGTCCGTGGCGGAGATTGCCCGTGCGGCGGGCCTGAGCGCGGGGTTGGTGCACTACCACTTCGAGGACAAGCAGGAGATCCTCCTGACCCTGGTGCGCTCGTTGGCCGCTCGCGCCCGGCAACGCTTCAGCACGCGGGCGACGAAGCTCGCCGCGGACGATGCACACGGTCGGGTGGAGGCGTTCGTGGACGCGTTCCTCGCCACCGGGCCGGACTCAGACGTAGCGGCGGTGGCGGGCTGGGTCACCATCAGCGCGGAGGCCATCCGCCAGCCGGAGGTGCGCGTCGCCTACGAAGAGGTGGTGCGCGCGGACCTGGAGCAGTTGGAGGCGCTGGTCGCGGCGGTGGTGGGCAAGCGCCGCGCGCGTCCGCTGGCCGCAGGGCTCTTCGCCGCCATCCAGGGGTACTTCGTGCTGTCCGCGAGCGCGCCCGGGCTCGTGCCCCCGGGCTCCGCGGCGGGCACCGTGAAGCGCATGGCCGCGGGGCTGTTGGACGCGGCGACTTCTTCTTCTCCGGACCGTGAGGTGTCGTGA
- a CDS encoding adenine phosphoribosyltransferase produces the protein MSLDPTLVSDLQAVLRDVPDFPKPGIVFKDITPMLADPRLFGRVVTAMSAPFRGQHITKVVGVESRGFLLGAPIALALEAGFVPARKPGKLPHKRIVERYSLEYGADGVEMHEDAILKDERILVVDDVLATGGTADATGRLIGRLGGQIVGYSFLITLDFLEGAKRLGPDKVTSVLRF, from the coding sequence ATGTCCCTCGACCCCACGCTCGTCTCCGACCTCCAGGCCGTCCTGAGAGATGTGCCGGACTTCCCCAAGCCCGGCATCGTCTTCAAGGACATCACCCCCATGCTGGCGGACCCGCGCCTCTTCGGCCGGGTGGTCACCGCCATGTCCGCCCCCTTCCGGGGCCAGCACATCACCAAGGTGGTGGGCGTGGAGTCTCGAGGCTTCCTGCTGGGTGCCCCCATCGCGCTGGCGCTGGAGGCGGGCTTCGTGCCCGCGCGCAAGCCCGGCAAGCTCCCGCACAAGCGCATCGTGGAGCGCTACTCGCTGGAGTACGGCGCGGACGGCGTGGAGATGCACGAGGACGCCATCCTCAAGGACGAGCGCATCCTCGTGGTGGATGACGTGCTCGCCACCGGCGGCACCGCCGACGCCACGGGCCGCCTCATCGGCCGACTGGGCGGGCAGATTGTCGGCTACAGCTTCCTCATCACGCTCGACTTCCTCGAAGGCGCGAAGCGGCTGGGGCCGGACAAGGTGACGTCCGTCCTCCGCTTCTAG